From a region of the Balneolales bacterium ANBcel1 genome:
- the rplW gene encoding 50S ribosomal protein L23, protein MKRVIIKPLITEKLTGIQEKENKYSFEVDKTASKSEIKSEIETLYPEVSVTKVNTMTNPGKPKGRHTKRGFIAGRSRATKKAIISIKEGQEIDFFTEI, encoded by the coding sequence ATGAAGCGTGTGATAATCAAGCCATTGATCACGGAAAAATTGACCGGCATCCAGGAGAAAGAGAACAAATATTCTTTTGAAGTGGACAAAACCGCGTCAAAAAGCGAGATCAAATCCGAAATAGAAACCCTCTATCCGGAAGTGTCGGTGACAAAAGTGAACACGATGACAAATCCTGGCAAGCCAAAAGGAAGACACACCAAGCGGGGATTTATTGCCGGAAGATCCAGGGCCACCAAGAAAGCGATCATCTCGATTAAGGAAGGTCAGGAAATAGATTTCTTTACAGAAATATAA